The Isorropodon fossajaponicum endosymbiont JTNG4 genome segment ATTTTCTGACTTAAAAAATCGCTAAATTTTTATTCATTTTAAATATACAATCAACAATGAATGAGTGTGCCAATATGCTCACCTGCACCTAGTTTAGACAAAACGTCAGTTTGTCTGCCTGAGGCGATGATAGTAATGGTGTTTGATTCAGCGGCTGTTTTGGCTGCTAATACTTTAGTATACATGCCACCAGAGCCTAGTGAGCCGCCTGTCCTGCTAGCAACTTGTGTTAATCTTTCATCATTCACATGGATTTTGCCAATCAACTTAGCATTAGCATTTTGGCGTGGATCGGCATCATAAACACCGCCTTGATCTGTCAAGATGACCAATTGGGTCGCTTTCACTAAATTAGCCACTAATGCTGCCAAAGTGTCGTTATCTCCTAATTTAATTTCATCTGTAGCAACCGTATCGTTTTCATTAACAATCGGCACAATACCCAATGCCATTAAATTATTTAAAGTTGCACGAACGTTTTCACTTTGTTTGTGCTTGGCAAAATCATCATGAATTAACAATACTTGTGCGGTATGAATATCATGTTTAGCAAACAAAGACTCGTAAGTTTGTATCAAGCCCATTTGTCCAACTGCGGCGGCAGCTTGAAGTTTGTGTATATTTTCAGGTCGTTTGTTCCAGCCTAGACGCTTCATACCCTCAGCAATCGCACCACTTGACACCAAAATAATGTC includes the following:
- the proB gene encoding glutamate 5-kinase yields the protein MSKQRWVIKIGSALLTNDGKGLDKIAIASWVKQIVKLTQQNIDIILVSSGAIAEGMKRLGWNKRPENIHKLQAAAAVGQMGLIQTYESLFAKHDIHTAQVLLIHDDFAKHKQSENVRATLNNLMALGIVPIVNENDTVATDEIKLGDNDTLAALVANLVKATQLVILTDQGGVYDADPRQNANAKLIGKIHVNDERLTQVASRTGGSLGSGGMYTKVLAAKTAAESNTITIIASGRQTDVLSKLGAGEHIGTLIHC